The following coding sequences lie in one Zingiber officinale cultivar Zhangliang chromosome 2B, Zo_v1.1, whole genome shotgun sequence genomic window:
- the LOC122045064 gene encoding protein TIC 100-like, which produces MADDDANPMAADEEANGVGEDSEEGEVYSSASSSDYDSEDSSSDEDGGGSGGGEGGRGGGRYDSKQDEPEEDSPEEANFRAFSEILDSRSYRKKEEEEVRGIVPLEDHYDFPVDKENWCEEDLRELWDDAPLKMTKPGWDPDFADDDDWDAVIDEVKDGGDPAIAPFYLPYRKHYPVIPDNHYDISNAKAVIEELDRTEEFLIWVSFIFEDGSSYEGTVWDDLAHGKGVYVAEDGLVRYEGEWLQNQMEGHGVVEVDIPVAEPIPGSKLEAKMRAEGKIISRDFMSPEDRKWLEMDIEDSLYLADGQREIPFYERNEWIQIFGEKPEQGRYRYAGQWKHGRMHGCGVYEVNERILSGRFYFGRFVGDSTGCDGDVSTLHAGIAEVAAAKARMFANKPDGMVREERGPYSDPQHPYFYEEDDVWMAPGFINQFYDVPNYWKTYVEEVDQERGMWLNSFYKAPLRLPMPAELEYWWEKGEVTPEFVLINQEPEPDPDDPSQLVYTDDPLILHTPTGRLINYVDDEKYGVRLFWQPPLKEGEDVDPDKAHFLPLGFDDFYGRSGPVEKKEGPVRGLITSIQNTLKPLLDGLGHWAKEKLEASEMKLKLIEKQLEFVEAEITLEEEIEDLDRDLKRKQEEEEKQGVADENQDDAPASVAVQDEAVPEEMEDEDEDEDEDEDDEKGPTSFGTVNQRRSDNDTSAKRSKPGKSPFSSLSLSLLHSGPLSMVPIKLQESFMSWRNKCSSGTEQFSYEFREQATNAQKRFCSIKFNGRINQSGKVRVMQKRKYSDTRRQNCSSLNSLASVLLANDRKNQIDWATKSSVGIEELSILSLHVPVMDAVA; this is translated from the exons ATGGCGGACGACGACGCCAACCCGATGGCGGCGGACGAGGAAGCCAATGGTGTAGGAGAGGACTCCGAAGAAGGGGAGGTATATTCGTCCGCTTCATCTTCCGACTACGACTCCGAAGACTCCTCTTCCGACGAGGACGGCGGCGGCAGCGGCGGCGGCGAAGGAGGAAGAGGCGGAGGAAGATACGACTCCAAGCAAGATGAGCCGGAGGAAGACAGCCCTGAGGAGGCAAACTTCCGAGCGTTCTCTGAGATCTTGGATAGCCGCAGCTATCgcaagaaggaagaggaggaggtgcGGGGTATTGTGCCCCTGGAGGACCACTATGATTTTCCCGTCGATAAGGAGAATTGGTGCGAGGAGGACCTCCGGGAGTTGTGGGATGACGCTCCTCTCAAGATGACCAAGCCCGGTTGGGACCCTGATTTCGCCGACGACGACGACTGGGACGCCGTCATTGATGAGGTCAAGGACGGAGGCGACCCGGCAATCGCTCCTTTCTACCTTCCTTACCGGAAGCACTACCCCGTCATCCCCGATAATCACTACGACATTTCCAACGCTAAGGCTGTCATCGAGGAGCTCGATCGTACCGAAGAATTCCTGATTTGGGTCAGTTTTATCTTCGAGGATGGAAGCTC ATACGAAGGAACTGTTTGGGATGACCTGGCTCATGGAAAAGGTGTCTACGTTGCTGAGGACGGGCTTGTCAG GTATGAAGGTGAATGGCTTCAAAACCAGATGGAAGGTCATGGAGTTGTTGAAGTAGATATCCCTGTAGCAGAGCCTATACCAGGATCAAA GCTTGAAGCTAAAATGCGGGCTGAAGGTAAAATCATATCACGTGATTTCATGTCTCCAGAAGATAGAAAATGGCTGGAAATGGATATAGAGGATAGCTTATACCTAGCTGATGGTCAAAGAGAAATTCCATTCTATGAGAGGAATGAATGGATACAGATCTTTGGAGAAAAACC AGAACAAGGTCGATATAGATATGCTGGTCAGTGGAAACATGGAAGAATGCATGGTTGTGGCGTCTATGAAGTTAATGAGAGGATACTTTCT GGAAGGTTCTATTTTGGGCGTTTTGTAGGGGATTCAACTGGTTGTGACGGTGATGTGTCAACG TTACATGCTGGCATTGCTGAAGTAGCTGCTGCAAAAGCACGGATGTTTGCCAACAAACCTGATGGAA TGGTAAGGGAAGAGAGGGGTCCTTATAGTGACCCTCAGCATCCATATTTTTATGAAGAAGATGATGTGTGGATGGCTCCCGGATTCATCAACCAATTTTATGAT GTTCCAAATTACTGGAAGACATATGTTGAAGAAGTAGATCAGGAAAGAGGGATGTGGTTGAACTCTTTCTATAAAGCACCTCTAAGGCTTCCTATGCCTGCTGAGCTTGAATATTGGTGGGAGAAAG GTGAGGTTACTCCAGAATTTGTTCTAATCAACCAGGAACCTGAGCCTGACCCTGATGACCCGTCACAACTAGTCTACACTGACGATCCTCTCATCCTTCACACTCCAACTGGAAGGCTAATTAATTATGTGGATGATGAGAAATATGGTGTTCGCCTGTTCTGGCAGCCACCTTTGAAAGAAGGGGAGGATGTGGATCCAGATAAAGCTCATTTTTTGCCTCTTGGCTTTGATGATTTCTATGGAAGGTCTGGACCAGTAGAAAAGAAAGAAGGACCAGTGAGGGGATTGATAACTTCCATTCAAAATACTTTGAAACCGCTTCTCGATGGACTTGGGCATTGGGCCAAGGAGAAACTGGAAGCTAGTGAGATGAAGCTTAAGCTTATTGAGAAGCAACTTGAGTTTGTTGAGGCCGAAATAACCCTTGAAGAAGAAATAGAAGACCTCGATAGGGATTTGAAGaggaaacaagaagaagaagaaaagcaagGTGTTGCAGACGAGAATCAGGATGATGCACCTGCTTCTGTTGCTGTTCAGGATGAGGCAGTTCCAGAGGAaatggaggatgaagatgaagatgaagatgaagatgaagatgatgaaaaaGGACCAACAAGTTTTGGTACAGTTAATCAAAGAAGATCAGATAACGATACAAGTGCAAAGAGGAGCAAGCCCGGGAAATCCCCTTTTTCTTCGCTCTCCCTGTCTTTACTCCATTCTGGCCCGCTCTCTATG GTTCCTATCAAATTACAGGAATCCTTTATGTCATGGAGAAATAAATGTTCTTCTGGTACTGAACAATTTAGTTATGAATTTCGCGAACAAGCAACGAATGCTCAGAAAAGATTTTGCTCGATAAAGTTCAATGGCAGAATTAACCAAAGTGGAAAAGTCAGGGTGATGCAAAAAAGGAAGTATAGTGACACCAGGAGACAAAACTGCTCTTCTCTCAATTCTTTGGCTTCAGTTCTTTTGGCGAACGACCGCAAGAATCAGATCGACTGGGCCACCAAAAGCTCTGTTGGAATCGAAGAACTGAGCATTCTATCTTTGCACGTCCCTGTTATGGATGCTGTTGCATGA
- the LOC122045062 gene encoding cationic amino acid transporter 6, chloroplastic-like, giving the protein MEKMQSLTADDSSFSPSPTPSSFASLRAYGQALAETPRRLRRRAGSVTTTSEEMSRVRARSGTEMNRCLRWPDLVGLGIGGMIGAGVFVATGRAARLYAGPAIVLSYAIAGLCALLSAFCYTEFAVDMPVAGGAFTYLRVTFGEFAAFLTGANLIMEYVFSNAAVARSLTAYLGTAIGVDTTAKWRFTVAVLPSGFNQFDLLAVAVIVLITVCICCSTKDSSVLNMILTAIHIAFILFVIVVGFWLGDVRNLTHPAKPAESPGGFMPYGVAGVFNGAAMVYLSYIGYDAVSTMAEEVRCPERDIPIGVSGSVAVVTVLYCLMAASMAMLVPYDAINTESPFSAAFAGSDGWAWASYVIGAGASFGILTSLLVSMLGQARYLCVMGRSNVLPTWLAQVHPKTATPVNASALLGIFTAAIALFTDLDVLLSLVSIGTLFVFYMVGNAVIYRRYVSPDGSANSPWPTLSFLLAFSSAALAFTLIWQLAPAGSAKAALLCVCAAAAMAVLQAFHLLVPEAREPAHWGVPLMPWIPAASVFLNVFLLGSLDGPSYLRFVIFSAFVVVAYVFYGVHSSSDAEENGNLLHSIHHAGRRTCSSSQLV; this is encoded by the exons atggAGAAGATGCAAAGTCTCACCGCCGATGACTCGTCTTTCTCTCCCTCGCCGACGCCGTCGTCGTTCGCGAGCTTGCGAGCATACGGGCAGGCGCTGGCGGAGACGCCCCGGCGGCTGCGGCGGCGAGCCGGATCCGTGACGACCACCTCCGAGGAGATGAGTCGCGTCCGAGCCCGATCGGGCACCGAAATGAATCGGTGCCTGAGGTGGCCGGACCTCGTCGGTCTCGGGATCGGCGGAATGATCGGCGCCGGTGTCTTCGTCGCCACCGGCCGCGCGGCCCGGCTCTATGCCGGCCCCGCCATCGTGCTCTCCTACGCCATTGCCGGCCTCTGCGCCCTCCTCTCCGCCTTCTGCTACACGGAGTTCGCCGTCGATATGCCCGTCGCCGGCGGGGCCTTCACCTACCTCAGGGTCACCTTCG GGGAATTTGCAGCGTTTTTGACGGGGGCGAATCTGATAATGGAGTACGTCTTCTCCAACGCGGCCGTCGCCCGGAGCTTAACCGCCTACCTTGGCACCGCCATCGGGGTGGACACCACCGCCAAATGGAGGTTCACCGTCGCCGTCCTTCCCTCAGGCTTCAACCAGTTCGATCTCCTCGCCGTGGCCGTCATCGTCCTCATCACGGTCTGCATCTGCTGCAG CACGAAGGATAGTTCGGTGCTGAACATGATCCTGACGGCGATCCACATCGCCTTCATCCTCTTCGTCATCGTCGTCGGGTTCTGGCTCGGCGACGTTCGCAACCTGACGCATCCGGCGAAGCCGGCGGAGAGCCCTGGCGGCTTCATGCCCTACGGGGTGGCCGGGGTGTTCAACGGCGCCGCCATGGTCTACCTCAGCTACATTGGTTACGACGCCGTGTCCACCATGGCGGAAGAGGTGCGCTGCCCGGAGCGCGACATCCCAATCGGCGTCTCCGGCTCCGTCGCCGTGGTGACGGTCCTCTACTGCCTCATGGCCGCCTCCATGGCCATGCTCGTGCCCTACGACGCC ATCAACACGGAGTCGCCTTTCTCGGCAGCTTTCGCCGGATCTGACGGCTGGGCCTGGGCGTCGTACGTGATCGGAGCGGGGGCCAGCTTTGGCATCCTGACGTCACTACTGGTCTCCATGCTGGGCCAAGCGCGCTACCTGTGCGTCATGGGGCGGTCCAACGTCCTCCCCACCTGGCTCGCTCAAGTCCACCCGAAGACTGCTACGCCAGTCAACGCCTCTGCTTTACTAG GTATTTTCACGGCGGCGATCGCGCTCTTCACCGACCTCGACGTCCTCCTCAGCCTCGTATCCATCGGCACCCTCTTCGTCTTCTACATGGTCGGCAACGCCGTCATCTACCGCCGCTACGTCTCTCCCGACGGCTCCGCCAACAGCCCctggccgaccctctcctttcTCCTAGCCTTCTCCTCCGCCGCTCTCGCCTTCACCCTGATTTGGCAGCTGGCTCCGGCCGGCTCCGCCAAGGCTGCGCTCCTCTGCGTCTGCGCGGCCGCGGCCATGGCCGTCCTCCAGGCGTTTCACCTCCTGGTGCCGGAGGCCCGGGAGCCGGCGCACTGGGGAGTGCCGCTGATGCCGTGGATCCCGGCAGCCTCCGTCTTCCTCAACGTCTTCCTGTTAGGGTCGCTCGATGGGCCGTCGTATCTGCGGTTTGTCATCTTCTCGGCATTCGTCGTCGTCGCCTACGTCTTCTACGGCGTGCATTCCAGCTCCGACGCAGAGGAGAATGGCAATCTACTTCATAGCATCCACCACGCAGGAAGAAGAACTTGCAGTAGCTCACAATTAGTGtga
- the LOC122045063 gene encoding chaperonin-like RBCX protein 1, chloroplastic: MESIATPFFSNSCVVTLKSGSIALPCRRRSPSPPRKRLLASRELRCQKMYVPGFAEASPEAKAARNLQDFFTYLAVKIVLAQLESYNREAYDELMEFISGNSLNDGEKFCQRLMRESPRHKGLALRILEVRSAYAKQDFEWENLKKLAFKMVDESNTRLMRDYVEETSHLESEG; this comes from the exons ATGGAGTCCATCGCCACACCCTTCTTCTCCAACTCCTGCGTCGTCACACTCAAGAGCGGATCCATCGCTCTCCCTTGCCGTCGCCGCTCGCCGTCTCCGCCGAGGAAGCGATTGCTCGCCTCCCGCGAACTCCGCTGCCAGAAGATGTATGTTCCAG GGTTCGCGGAGGCTTCCCCGGAGGCGAAGGCTGCGAGGAATCTACAGGATTTCTTCACTTACCTCGCTGTAAAGATCGTTCTGGCACAGCTCGAG AGCTATAATCGTGAGGCATACGATGAGTTGATGGAATTCATCAGTGGCAATTCTTTGAACGATGGGGAAAAGTTCTGTCAAAGATTGATGCGCGAGTCTCCCAGGCATAAGGGTTTAG CTCTGCGAATCCTTGAG GTCCGATCTGCATATGCTAAGCAGGATTTTGAGTGGGAAAACTTGAAGAAATTAGCTTTCAAG ATGGTGGATGAATCTAACACTAGGCTTATGAGGGATTATGTGGAGGAAACAAGTCACCTCGAAAGTGAGGGTTAG
- the LOC122048928 gene encoding probable BOI-related E3 ubiquitin-protein ligase 3: MFFPHADDDAPALLFANGAARNPTKRGRDSTEAPTTAAAAPVLQSHPATNLQPVCLAQLQSCVPPLVSTGIGLSVDEQRRPQQNQQSFDTFMSGDLAVCVTQQKDEIERFLHAHGEYLRRTLEERRRRSIRSLLVAARKTAAQRLREKEADVERAARRGAELEHRLAHLRTESMAWQARAKAGHAEAASLHAQLQQASAAILPPKSADSAESAFGESQIEPEWVCRACWGRPASVVILPCRHLCLCDVCDGGAEEACPVCRCVRTGGVRILDA, encoded by the exons ATGTTCTTCCCTCACGCCGATGATGATGCGCCCGCTTTGTTGTTCGCCAATGGAG CGGCGCGGAATCCGACGAAGAGAGGGAGAGATTCTACGGAGGCTCCtacgacggcggcggcggcgccggTGCTGCAGAGCCACCCGGCGACGAATCTGCAGCCGGTATGCCTCGCACAGCTTCAGAGCTGCGTGCCTCCCCTCGTCTCTACCGGCATTGGCCTCTCCGTTGATGAGCAGCGCCGCCCACAGCAGAATCAACAATCGTTCGACACCTTCATGTCCGGTGATCTCGCTGTCTGTGTTACCCAGCAGAAGGACGAAATCGAGCGCTTTCTTCACGCCCAC gGAGAGTACCTCCGGCGAACGTTGGAGGAGAGGAGGCGGAGGAGCATCCGTTCTTTATTAGTCGCCGCGAGGAAGACAGCCGCGCAGCGGCTACGTGAGAAGGAGGCGGACGTGGAGCGGGCGGCGAGGCGAGGCGCCGAGCTAGAGCACCGCCTGGCGCATCTCCGGACCGAATCGATGGCGTGGCAAGCGAGGGCCAAGGCCGGCCATGCCGAAGCAGCCTCCCTCCACGCCCAGCTCCAGCAGGCCTCCGCCGCAATCCTCCCGCCGAAGAGCGCCGACTCGGCCGAGTCGGCGTTCGGCGAGAGCCAAATCGAGCCGGAGTGGGTGTGTCGCGCTTGCTGGGGCCGACCGGCGTCGGTCGTCATCCTCCCCTGCCGTCACCTCTGCCTCTGCGACGTGTGCGACGGCGGCGCTGAGGAGGCGTGCCCTGTTTGCCGCTGCGTCAGAACCGGCGGCGTCCGTATCCTCGACGCTTGA
- the LOC122045065 gene encoding hippocampus abundant transcript-like protein 1, whose amino-acid sequence MRMGVGDVRILRPLLHLLVPLFIHWIAEEMTVSVLVDVTTRALCPGQRSCAEVIYITGIQQTVVGIFKMVVLPLLGQLADEYGRKPLLLITVSTSIVPFAILAWDDSRAAVYLYFVLRTISYIVSQGSILCISIAYAADVIEVGKRSAAFGWITGLFSAAHVLGNILARFLPEGWIFEVSIGLLVSSTLYMTVFLIETVSTTPRQSDNRSCSAIFLKVCIKRWNSMKDIIFVFCNSETLRRISLISFFYELGMSGISGILLYYLKAAFGFNKNQFSEILLMVSFGSIFSQILVLPLINAIMGEKGVLCLALIASIAYGVLYGIAWARWVPYLSASFGVIYVLVKPSTFAVISKAAISSDQGKAQGLIAGVQSIASLLSPIVMSPLTSLFISSEAPFDCKGFSILVASVSLVVSFGHACLLNSESPDSASANETRPCGEESTEAPLLTQP is encoded by the exons ATGAGGATGGGAGTCGGCGACGTTAGGATCTTACGGCCGTTGCTTCACTTGCTGGTGCCTCTCTTCATTCACTGGATCGCGGAGGAGATGACGGTGTCGGTACTAGTGGATGTCACCACCCGAGCCCTATGCCCTGGCCAGAGGTCTTGCGCGGAGGTCATCTACATCACCGGCATCCAACAGACG GTTGTAGGCATATTTAAAATGGTGGTTCTTCCCCTCTTGGGTCAGCTAGCAGATGAATATGGGCGTAAACCACTGCTTCTGATTACTGTTTCTACATCCATAGTGCCATTTG CCATACTTGCTTGGGATGATTCCAGGGCAGCCGTTTACTTGTACTTTGTACTTCGCACAATATCCTACATAGTTAGTCAAGGAAGCATATTATGCATATCAATTGCTTATGCA GCTGATGTGATTGAGGTCGGCAAGAGATCTGCAGCATTTGGTTGGATTACTGGGCTTTTCTCTGCTGCACATGTGCTGGGAAACATCTTGGCCCGCTTTCTACCTGAAGGGTGGATATTTGAG GTGTCAATTGGTTTGTTGGTTTCATCAACACTGTACATGACAGTATTTCTAATTGAGACTGTCAGCACAACTCCCAGGCAAAGTGATAACAGATCATGTTCAGCAATTTTTCTCAAAGTCTGCATAAAACGTTGGAACTCAATGAAAgatattatttttgttttttgtaATAG TGAAACTCTCAGGCGCATCTCATTAATTTCCTTCTTCTATGAGCTGGGAATGTCTGGCATCAGTGGCATCTTGCTG TACTATCTGAAGGCGGCCTTTGGATTCAACAAAAACCAGTTCTCAGAGATCTTACTGATGGTTAGCTTTGGATCTATATTTTCTCAG ATCTTGGTTCTTCCTCTTATCAATGCTATTATGGGAGAAAAGGGTGTCCTCTGTCTTGCTTTGATTGCCTCAATAGCTTAT GGTGTGCTTTATGGCATAGCATGGGCGCGTTGG GTTCCATACCTTAGTGCCTCATTTGGAGTGATCTATGTCCTTGTCAAACCATCT ACTTTTGCAGTTATTTCAAAGGCAGCTATTTCAAGTGACCAG GGAAAAGCACAAGGACTAATTGCAGGTGTGCAATCCATTGCAAGTTTGCTTTCGCCTATTGTAATGAGCCCACTGACAT CTCTTTTCATTTCAAGCGAGGCTCCATTTGATTGCAAAGGTTTCAGCATCCTTGTTGCTTCAGTTTCCTTG GTCGTATCGTTTGGCCACGCTTGTCTGCTTAACTCTGAAAGTCCAGATAGCGCATCTGCTAATGAGACAAGGCCGTGTGGCGAAGAATCTACTGAAGCACCTCTTCTAACACAACCTTAA